CGCCCTGGTGCTGCGCTTTGGCGATTATGTCCGCACGGAAGGGCCGGGCCTGAAATTCAAACTGCCGAGCCCGATCGAAACGACTTACAAGCAGGAAACCGAAATCATCCGTAAGGATGCCATTGGCGGTAATGACCTGACGTCGCTGATGTTGACGGGTGACGAGAATATCGTTGACATCAACTTCACTGTCCTGTGGCGCATCAACGATCTGGCGGATTATTATTTCGAGGTCGACGATCCCGCCAAGGCCGTCATCGCTGTGGCCGAAAGTGCCATGCGCGAGATTGTGGGCAAGAATGATCTTGAAGGGATCATCACAACGGACCGCCTGGCGATCACGACGGCTGTTCGCGATTTGATGCAGCAGACACTCAATGAATATAAGGCCGGTGTCCGCGTTGTCGAAGTGCAGCTGCAAAAGGCCGATGCGCCGGATCAGGGCGGTGTCGTCGATGCCTTCCGCGATGTTGTCGATGCCGCGCAGGAGCGTGAGACCACGATCAACCAGGCCGTTGCCAGCCAGAACACGATCGTTCCGGAAGCGCGCGGTGTCGCCTCGCAGATCCTGCAGGACGCCGAAGCCTATCGTGACCGCGTGATCGCCGAAGCTGAAGGTGAGGCCGAGCGCTTCAACCTGATCTATCAGGAATATCGCAGAGCCCCCGTGGTGACGCGACAGCGTATGTATCTCGAGACGATCGAGGAGGTCTATGCGCCAGCTGAGAAGATCATTCTGGATAGCGAGGCCGGATCCGGGATCGTTCCCTATCTGCCGCTCGACCAGCTCGGCAATCGCAATACGCAACGTCCTTCAACTCCACCACGCTAAGGGAGGTCAGTCATGAATAATTCGCGCCTCGTCATGCTCGCCGTTCTCGGCGGCCTGATCATTCTCGCCATCTTCGCCTCGCTCTTTACCGTCGAGGAACATGAACAAGCGATCGTCTTCCAGTTCGGTGAAGCTCAGCGGGTCGAAAACCCCTGGGGCGAAGAAGCCAATGCCGGCCTCAAGATCAAAACGCCATTCATCGAAAACGTCGTCTATCTGTCACGCCGCAACCTCGAAGTTGACCTGCGCCCGGTTGAACTGCTGGCGGCGGATCAGGAACGTCTCGTCGTCGACGCCTTCGTTCGCTACCGTATTGTCAATGCGATCCGTTTCT
This genomic window from Algimonas porphyrae contains:
- the hflK gene encoding FtsH protease activity modulator HflK; the protein is MPDSNSPWGPKKGSGDKGNSPWGSGNKGNGKKPGPTASGGGDRSPELDNVIEGFKTRVRSGGPRRPNRGGGNGGGGQFRIGPFGPLGIAAVVGAMLLISTSVYTVDQTERALVLRFGDYVRTEGPGLKFKLPSPIETTYKQETEIIRKDAIGGNDLTSLMLTGDENIVDINFTVLWRINDLADYYFEVDDPAKAVIAVAESAMREIVGKNDLEGIITTDRLAITTAVRDLMQQTLNEYKAGVRVVEVQLQKADAPDQGGVVDAFRDVVDAAQERETTINQAVASQNTIVPEARGVASQILQDAEAYRDRVIAEAEGEAERFNLIYQEYRRAPVVTRQRMYLETIEEVYAPAEKIILDSEAGSGIVPYLPLDQLGNRNTQRPSTPPR